A region of the Enoplosus armatus isolate fEnoArm2 chromosome 8, fEnoArm2.hap1, whole genome shotgun sequence genome:
GAGGCTCAGTAGATGTGTCTTGAATGGAGGAGGGATGTTGTAAAAAATGGGATGCGAGCAGAGCGTGTCCAGGCCTTCACAGTCTGATGTGCTCGAAAGGTGACAGCTGGATGTGAGTGCACCACTCCACTCTGATGATACAGTTGATCAACCAGCCACTGGACTCTATTGGACCACATAGAGTGattgagcagaaaaaaaaccccctCTGAGATAAAAGAAGTGCCACTCTGATCTCACACACAACACCGTACACACCACACAACGGATCTGACTTCTCacaggtttggtttggtttggtgtGACACGGTGATGAGGTTGAAGATATTAATGATGATTTTTATCACTGCGCTCGCAGCATAAATTAATGAACAGAAAGGACTGTCGCTTCCTGCTTGCAGGTTTTGCACAAAACCGGGGGAAATATCTTAAAGCAGCATGATCGCTCTCAATGCCcggaaaggaaaaaaacataaaagctaTCATTCCAAAGCTCCTCACAGGTCCACATTTGTCAGCGTTTCATTTCCTGAGATGTCTCgtgtctcttttgttattgaaatGTGGAAATTACAGCTCCACTTAAATGTTCTTCTGTGCttaaaggaggaagaaaaaaactgtaGGATTGCCTCACATTTATGGCTTGCATCACTGCTTCTCCAGTAGGCAAAAATCTTTGCATTTGTGTGGCATTGTATCTCAGATTATAGCAACACATCTGAATATATTGTTACCACATGAAGAGGCTGTACTTCCTCTTAATTGCTCAAAACTCCAGATATCgttgatgtttgttttaaaaagtgttttgtcaCTTATACCCAAATCTTAAGACTATAACATGATCTTCTCCTCTTATTGCAGATATTCCGCCGGGCAGACAAAAATGGTGAGTAAGTAAAATGTGCAGCTAATTAGATTATCTGGCTAATTAAAACTCAATTAAAAATCTCTTTGAAGGAGTTGTTGCACACATTGAGATGCATCAATGAAAAAAGGGCACTACTTTGATGGCTCTATTCAGACAGGCAGCTTTGAGGGGATGTGACCCTGGTGGAacttatctttttatttatcttttgttgCCATCCTTGAGAGATTCAGGTAGAAGGAATATGAATAACCAAGGTCAGGTGCAGCTgtgtggttttggttttgtgatGTGATCGGATTTGAGAGGGCGAGCTCCCTCGATACAGGATTAGCTCGCCGCACAATGCTCGTCTCAGTGAAAGCCAATGATATATCCTCAGTGAGTCTCTAACATACAataggtacacacacatttgtagtATAAGTCATCTTGCTACACAGTAAATGTGGCCTCAGCTATCGGTTGCCTCTTGCTGTTTTCCTCAGTAGaaaggacatttttaacatttcaatttgaaaaaTGGTACAACTTCACTGTAGACTTGCACCTAATGTGAATTTAATGTATTCCCCCTACAAACATGTCACTGTTACATTTGATTAATGTGATACTGTGTTACATTTAAATCCCATCTTTACTTCAAAGGAAATCCTCCCCCTAAACATCTCCTgggaaaacacagaacattCAGCTCTGCAGGAAGAACAGTGCTGACAAAGAGGGAAATGTTTTTGCTCTTAATTTTTTATTCATGCACTGCGTCTCCATTTGATGGAATGTAAAATGCAAAAGGGGCAAGTGATTAATGCATGTTGAGTATCTACGAACTCCGATCAGTTTCCTCGGGAGGACGGTGAATGTGTTACATAAGAGCAGGATTAATGATGCAACATGTGGTTGTCTTGGGTGCCTCACAGCTCGTGTGGAGATATttagatacaaaaaaaaaattcttatGAATTATGAAAGAGCCTTGAAAAGATTGTTTTCTCCTTGTTGTGTTGTGAGGTTGTGTCCCGTCTCAGGTGATTACTTTGTTAATTACAAGAAGAACGTGTGTCTGAAAATACAACAGAGGTGTGATGTTTAAAGAGAAATAGATGTTATAGACGTAAAGTATTTATGTTACATGCATTTTTGTGAAGCCTCAAGTCTGCTCCCTGTGTTCTCTCTTTCCACCCGCCGCCCTCCAGCACTCAcacaaagcttttatttttcactctttgtagaaagaaaggaagagaaagcgagagagaagAACTTGTGGTAGTTATCTTCAATTTGCAGCCCAAGCTCTGCTTGGCTCTCATCTTCACGAACTCACTGAGTCGTGCACCCGAGAGGAGAGTGCCTCCTACCAATCAGCACTGAGTGGGCTGCCATGATACGCCTCCAGCGCTGCGGATTTACCACATAATGAGGGCTGGCTACCAACCCACTACACTCTATCCCTCCACGCTATTGTGATgaggaattacattttttaaaagtagaCAAAACAATTGTATGATTAGAAGAATACAAAGTAGCTACTGAAAGCTTTTACTCACCAGCCGTGTGCTGATACATTGATGTTGCCTCACACTGAGCTCAGAGATGTACACACGTCATGAGATGAAACTGAAAGTGTGATGATATTAGAATCCAATTTTGAACTTGTCGTGGAatttaacaaaaatgtattatattaagTGTGATAAGTCACAGATTTGCCTTCACGAGActttcatcacaaacacacaaaggtgTCGTCATCATCTGAGCATAATTGTTATCACAAGCATTAGGgtgaaaaatgatttgtcaAGACCATTGATTGGTTTCAAACCCACTAGTTTTATAGACAAGTATTGTTTTacctgatttattttcatgattgtTTCTGGTTGTTGGAAAACAGCTTCCATTAAGGTGCATCATGtggttttgctttttctctctggaCACTCAGATAGTAAGAATCACTGAGAGGTTTCTGCCTCATAAACTTATTCACTTGCAGTTTTTTAATGACTGCTGTATAAGTGCCACAGCTCTGGACACAAGACAGTAACATTATCAATAGTTTGTGAGATAGACATCCAGCTGTTCCACAATTTTGGCAACAAAATGACTCCATTAATCAATCCAAGCAATTTTGACACCTGAAATTTGGACATGTGTGGACAGaaagtgctttcatttttaaacttgatATActgcacaataataaaaataacttgAAGTTGAAATTCTGTAAGACTTAATTCACCATGTTTCTCTGTAAAGTGAGTTATTTATCGTCTATCTGTACTCTTCAGTACATTCTTATCTTTCATATTCTCCTGAATTGCATTGTTGCACTTTATGAATTATCTGTGCTTCTTTCAGCACTTTTAGCTTTAGGAGTCCCTCAAAGAAAAAGCGTCCCTGGAAAAATACAAGCTTCATTACACGGAAGAGATTTTCATTTAGGTCACAGTTTGAGCCGCAGTTTTATTCAGTGTGAAGTGAGACAATTAAAGCTAGTAAACTGCCTCGCTTCTGTCTTGAGGTACTGATTTATCATCCACCTGAACACTTTAATTTCCCTGCGGACATGTCGTATTGACAGTTGTTAGTCACAAGGCCTCGGGGTCAATTGTTGCAAAATCTGCATAAATATGTGAAACCTGTCTGCAACTGATTTTTTTGaattgatataaaacagaaaaaaggcagcaaatcctcatatttgagaaccTGGAAGCGACGACTATTTGCCatatttgcttgataaatgactgaaatgattaaccAGTTATCAAACTTTTTATCGAAGGTAAACTAAACTAATCCAACAAATCCTCCaacataaatgacaaaacaggtTGTTTGTCCTTGCCTTTACCCACATGATAATGTCCTGATCTGATTTCCCTATGGTGAagttatggttaaggtttggttaagtttaggcaactaaaagcTATAAAAGCACCACTCTACTTGATGATATTTGGAACAAATCATAAATCTTCCAGGCAAAGCACATGCCTGACAGATTACTGTCCTTTAGCTTGTAAGACAAACATTGTGTATAAAGAGAGGCTGAACCATTTTACCACAACAGCTCTTCTCTCCAAGAAACAGTGAACACTTAGCATATTATGCCATCTGAGCTGCACTCTAACTTGGGTGTCTAGTTGGGTGTGAATCTACACCAAAGCGGCTCTGATGGAGAAGGCTGGAGAATGAGTCAGAGGTGCAACAGAGTGTGTTTACTCCTATATCATGTGGAAAAAATCTGAAAGAATCAGAAGCAAATCTCTTCtggaaatgtgtcattttgctAACAAGCCTTCATATCCGGTGCCGTCCACTGTGTAAGCTGGCATGAAGTCAAAATTGTTCTTACAAACTAACAGATGATATGATTTACTGTTGGCTCAGGCCTATCAGTCTCAGCTCTGTTGCCTGGCGGGGATCTCAGAGCCGGGTCTCAAAAGGTTTCACTGCTTACAGAGCAAAGCTGGCGAGATTTCATTATCGTCTGAAGTTTGTCGGCTATTGAGCTCTGCTCTGACCACTCAAACTAGCCCTCAATCCTTGCTCCCAATTTCCTTTAGGACCCTGCGGGGCCCCAGACGCTGCTAATCAGGGGCAGACCATGCTTAAATCTGAAAGCTGCCATAAACTACATACAAGATTTGGTGGATGTGCAAACTGTGTTTATGCGATTGTTACAAAACAGTGAAGTAGGAGAAATGAATTGTAGCAGAAATCGAAACAGTGGTTAAATTATTTTTGCAGAATCAGGTTTCAGCagtgaggaaataaaagcagcgATATGgtctcatttaaaaaggaaatgtggTGCTCAATTAGGAAGTTATTACTCCTAAGAGCAGAAATTGGATTTTCAGCTGTATCACATCACTAACAAATAATCATTTGCTGCAGTAATGGAGTTGGATAAGGGGAAATTACTATTAAAGTTTAACTCAGTTCTATAGGAAAGACTTCTAAGTGTCGCTTTTTGCCTAAAAGTTTGTCGTTGACAAGTTTTAAAGCTAAATAAAGAAGATTTTGGGAGTATGTATCAGGCTTCAGTGAGGTGTAATTTTCACGGGTTTGTTCCCTTTCAGACGACGGGAAGCTGTCCTTGGAGGAGTTCCAGTCGTACTTCACTGATGGTATCCTCACTGACGAGCAGATGCAGGAGCTGTATTACTCCATCGacaggcagcagacagagtAAGCTCATCTTCCTTTTGGACGTCCTCCAACTCTGCTGCCATCTGTAGCCTCCTGCTGCCTGGCAGGGAGACGTCAACACCTCACTTCAGTGAAGACGATGTCAATATTCCACAGAGAGCCCCAGAGTTTGCAGCACAAGATTGGCAGATACGTAAACATTTGCCTGTGCCCCTGGCTTTCAATTAAActtgaaaaaacatttgttggaATAAAACATCTTCAGTAATATAAGTAACAAACAGCTTTAGCTACACCTGTAAAGCTCAAATTTGTGTAACTTCAAACAAATATAGATTAATGTAAAAAAGCTTTCaatacataaacatttaaacagacgTTGAAGgtaatataattaaataaaatcttattttccaTCTATCTAAATGAGTAAAATCAAAAGTACATGTAATACtgaatgaaacaacacaaatatcTAAAGTACACAAATATGATGTCCCTGACTTTTTGCCTTACTATGTCAGTTACTATACATCACAGTACATTATGATTAGTACAATGCATTATACCATACTTTATGTGCTGTAAAAGTGCTTTTAGAGTTAGTTGCAAGGCACTTGTGCTCCTGTGTTTAGTGTCTTGTCTAAGTACCCCTCAGAGATCTgtagtgaaaataatcaatgcCTCTTTGTTTCAAATGGAAAGCTGCAACATGACAAGAAAACTACAGCTACACAAGTGGCTaaggctgtgctttgagctaaatgctaacgttggcatactaacatgctcacgatgACAACATGCTGTTAAGCATGAACAACTTTTTACAGGtttaatgttcaccatcttaggtTATTGTGTTGGCATggcaacatttgctaattagcactaaaaactgtgaagctgaggctgattggaATGGCATTAGTTTTACATGTATTTGGtcgtaaaccaaagtatttgacaaattGAAAGTTTGACcagatggtggcactagatgaaaagtcagaggatctcCCAAGTCATTAGGAGTtatcttctggggaccatggatatctgtaccaaatgtcatggcagtccatcccAGAGTTGTGAAGAGATTTTACTAAAAGCCCAAAAAGTCATCCTGTTGGTTGCACTAGAGCAAGGGTTTTCATAGTCTGACCCTGTACATATTTGAGAGAGAGCActtcttctggggaccatgaatgtctgcacaaaagttcatggcaatccatccaacagtctggaccaaagtggtggactgaccgtccctagagctgctagcatggctaaaaagacaaaaaatactATCTTGTGTGTTGACACACTTTTTTCAGGATTTCCAATTACATCTCTTAGATTAACAtatctctttttgtcttcttcccATTGCCTCACAGCAACCTGGACATAGACAAACTCTCAGGTATGTGTCACTCTTGCTTTATTTTACTGACTTTGCTAATAAATTCactatacagtacatttagaTATAAGCCCAGGGTTCCATGCTTTTAGCTGTTGCTATTGGCTAAAACTGTCTGATGGTGACCACAACTCAAACACAAGCATGCTTCAGTCTCAGTGACACAGCAATTAGTGTCCGCTTTAATTGATCAGTGTGCTGATCAGACACAAAGCATAGTGAAAGAGCTTGACAAATCTTTTACTCCTCCAGAGTACTTCACTCCACATCTGGGGGAATACGTCAACGTCCTGTCTGCTCTGGAAAAGCTGAACGTGGCCATTTTGAAGGCCATGGATAAAACTAAAGAGGTGGGTGATGAAGAGGTGGCTTTCACCTTTTTCACGTCAAGACATAACTTAAATGTAGCACAACATCAGCAGGCTATCCATTTCAACAGCTGTCAGAACATCATTGTAAGCATCCTTCATGGCTCCAAGCATTCAGACaggcttttttgtttgtgtctcagctGTCAGTTTGAAACCCTCTCAGATCAGTCTGCTGTGGTGgcgagacagaagaaaagaaaactgccCAGCATGACTGACTGCCTGCTAtctgctctgcctctcctcaCTGACAATAGATTTTCACACAGGAGCTCACTGAACCTTACAAGATGAGCAGGGCTTTTAAAAATGGTCTCCTCTAACAAGATAGTTGACGTCACCTTGTTGGTGTGAGGAACACGGCTGCTGTATGTCTTTATAAATCAGCTGAACAGCCAGTAAAGAGGAAGTAAAGCAATTCATGTGACCACATCTTTTTGAGCTCTTTTGGGAACGATTGAACTACAATATATTAAAGCCAATTTCACAATGTGGTGCTGGTATtgtagaaatatttattttggattttgcttaaaaccacaactgtgaaatgtgaaaatgtgtgcgCCACAATATGGCTaataaaaacccaaagataatcaaagtaagatataaaacaaagagaagcagctaattctcacatttgagaagcagttttttttccagttacCACATGTTCTGTAACGTGCAGAAACACATGAATGCTGCAATGTGCACATTCAAACATAAATCACCTTCACGTGGGAACAAGATTTCCTCTGGCAACATATTGCATGTTATCACTGCTATTAACTCGTGTATCATCATATCTGGCACCATCTTCATGTGATAGCATTGCTTTGGCCGTTTGACATTACACTGagtattttttcactttttagtTCAAACCAGCATCCAGTAACCAGTATCATAACATGATTTCACCAATTTTGCATACCGTTGGTTTCATCACTCATATGTTCCATCCTGATTGTAAACTCAAGGAAAAAAGGCTTTGAAGCTGAAATAGAGATCAAGCTGTTCGATCAAAAGAGTGAAACTTTTTTACACCAGCATATCTTTTACATGTTTTCCAGGTAAGGAGACACCGTATCTCATCAAATCATCAGCCTCAGATTGTGAAGCATGCTAATTAGAGCGTTATGAAATCCTGTTATGAAGCCTGGTTGAGCAGAGCCGTATATTCCATGAAATGTAGAGGGGATTAAAGTGTCTGCCCCCGACATGCAGCGCTGTAATCATGTTGTCTTCGGCGCACTCAGTGGAGATCAACATCAGACAGCTTCCACTAAGACATAATCAATGGCTCAGCTCACTCTTTATCGAGCTCGCCTAACCAATTGGGGAATATTTATTTTGCAAGGGAAGAGAATCAGGTGCGGACTGTGAACAGAGAGACGGTTGTACGTGGATGCAGATTTATGATGAGGTTGTTTCCTGTGGTATGTAGCAATTTATTTTCACTGCAGTGTTGCTGATGATAGTAGATGatagagtaagagagagagcaTACGGCGATAGTGGAGCGTAGATGACAGTGACCAAGGCTGACAAACCCCCCCCAGCTGTCCAACTGATCAGACGTCAGATGTCCTTCACATAACTGCGCCGCAAACACACAGCCATTTTTCAGCTGCTCttacctccctctctttcagttctttctctctttttaatcCGAGTCTATTATTcgctcatgcacacacttttctttctctctgtcctttctctGTACATGCATTTTCTCCGACATTGTCTTCATGCCtggctctttttctcttcctcttgtacTTTCCCGTCCTCTATATCACCCGTGTCTCCCTACAActcatgcatttttcatgttgCTATTAGCCAGTCAAAAAGCTTTCTTTGCCCTGAAGAGCAGATGCTTTTTTAGCCTTAGTTATGAAATTAATTTTGCTAAACCAAAGATAAAACTGATCAAGTAGCAGTGCTCAATGGCCACCAAGACTCCCATGTAGCTTTAGGCAAAAAATATGGGTAAAACGTAGTACATGAAgcctggaaaaacaaacagtaaagcaATGAAATCAACAGACTAAAATATATCCTCTGTGTTGCTGTAGTGCccagagatgaaaagaaaacattcgCTGTGATGTTGCAGCTCCTCTGTCTcgaaaaagaaagggaggagaaatTGAGAAAAGGGCTGAGGTTCATTACTCATGTCGTGCAGCATCTCTGCTGCCGAGAAAACAGAAGagcacacagaaacaaggaTTCCAACAAGTTCAGTGGTCATTTTTCAAACGTCTCCCTGTCATTGTTTTTTCCTGAACTCTATTTTGTTTCACCGCGGGGTGCTGGTGAGGGTGATGGGGTTCATTATCCATGAAAACTTagctggcaaaaaaaacagccaccGCTGAATCGTATAATTCTCAAAAGTCTCCTCAGACTGGCACCACACATCCATACATTATCATAATATCACTTTCCAATTCATGGAATAGACCATTATCACTCTGTGTGCTTGGCATTCATAAATTCAGGGTGTGACAAATTCACACCATGCATGTGACAACCGGTTTAACTTGATCTGTGATAACTTGTTTCCTCTGACTCTCCTCTGATAAGATACCTGATAAACAAAGATCTTATTCTTTTAAAGGCAGAGTGAGAACATAATCCTAACAAACCACAAACAACCTCAAGAATCAATTTCTGTCTGGACTTGCAGCTATTTCCTCATTTGTTCACAGTTCCTATAATCACCCGAGCTGAAGATTAACAGGCAGACAAGTTCatcatacaaaacacaaacatttcttgGGCTAAAGAGAAgataagaaatgaatgaatgaattaatgattcatttttacTCCCCTAACTCTTCCATTCAGGAGTATCAGGGTTCATCAGTGCTGGGTCAGTTTGTGACGCGCTTCTTGCTGAGGGAGACCTCCACCCAGCTGCAGTCCCTTCAATCATCACTGGATTGTGCCATGGATGCTGTTCATGACCAGGGCTGTACAGGAAGGACAACACTGAGGAAGCCAGAGGACCTGCCTATCCAGAGGGTGGCCAAACGCCCCGGCCGACGCATCCAAAAGAACATGTGTCTCTCCCCTACTGACCCCTACTCTGGCATGCTCACCACAGGTACATGTCATTGCGTTTAAGATATTGGAGGTAAATCTGAGaaaaagtttgacaaaataCTGGAAATTTAAAGGGCATATTGCAGCGATTGGGCTCATTGTGCTTTCAACCATGTGAATACAACCCAAAAATTGCaagaatcatgcaagtacatcaacttcatcaaatctGCTGATTGTCACTGTTGACTTCCTGTGTTGTGCTGATGTTGTGTTTctggggtcaggggtcagcGTGGAGCCAGACAACCATTGGGGCTCCCAGATCAACCAACTGGAGGAGCTCATAGACAAACTGGAGTGTGAGGTTTGTAtaaagtctgtgttttgtgcttccagtctttatgcgtAGCTAAGCAAACCGTCTGCTGGCTCTATAGCTTAATACTTAgcggacagacatgagagtgatatcaaccTTTTCATCAgattctcggcaagaaagcaaataagtgtgtctcccaaaatgtaaaaaaaaggtTTCCCCCCAAAGTTCTCCACTTAAGAACTATAGGTAATAGTACAAACAGTGGCTTGAAATGTTATTCAAAGCAATGCAAAAGTTTTAGGAATCTCTGAAGTTTGGAGAGAgtcctctttttaaaaatctttttaataAGAATTTAAGCCTTTTAAACGCCAGCATCTCTGGCATGTTTCATCCGAAGAGAGGGAGCCGCAGGACCACATCAGCCCAATGCTGGTGAGGTTTACGTGTTTTACTTTCAGTGCTATGTGATAGAGAGACTAAAATATGCAGCCAAAGGTTTGTCTCA
Encoded here:
- the LOC139289093 gene encoding N-terminal EF-hand calcium-binding protein 1-like encodes the protein MLACTELITMCLQSAKHEHLRKQQELDHNQNHGVSLVQDIFRRADKNDDGKLSLEEFQSYFTDGILTDEQMQELYYSIDRQQTDNLDIDKLSEYFTPHLGEYVNVLSALEKLNVAILKAMDKTKEEYQGSSVLGQFVTRFLLRETSTQLQSLQSSLDCAMDAVHDQGCTGRTTLRKPEDLPIQRVAKRPGRRIQKNMCLSPTDPYSGMLTTGVSVEPDNHWGSQINQLEELIDKLECESPHLEPLKEDTLAGTYKSNILLVQRQMSVKERDVEQFQQALKIYTDATSSQPDNLHVSVQNLPDRSCFIMYEFWQGRLSWMSYLQSSISKTFQRCIIDSLEESEMVSTMLLPASWWIMNNN